Below is a window of uncultured Cohaesibacter sp. DNA.
GTGGGGCATCATCCCGACGGCTTTGATGCCTGTAACTTCAAGGCCGAACAGCTGAAGGAACGGTTCGGTGTCGAAGTGGACCAGACCCCGATCCTTGATTTTATCGAAGAAGTCAAAGCGCTGCCGGATTCTGTCGCCGATGCGCCCTATGCGCGCCGCGCCAAGGATTTCCCCAATCTGGCCGAGCTTGATCAGGATGCGACCCGCAAGACCCTCAAGGTCTATTCCAAACTGCGCAAGGAAGCCGACGAACAGGGCTACAAGGGCATTGCCGTGCGCTGCTGGCCTGACTTTTTTGTCGAATATGGCTGTGCGGCCTGTGGGGCGCTGGCGCTGCTCAATGAAGATCATACCCCCGGTGGCTGCGAAGCCGACATGCTGGGCGTGCTGACATCGGTCATTTTGCAAAATGCCTCTGGTGGCAGCGTCTTCAACACCGATCTTGTCGATGTCAATCTTGAGGATGACACCATCGTCTTCTGGCATTGCGGTCAGGCGCCCATCGATATGGCTGACCGGGACCAGACCATTCAGGGTACGATCCATTCCAACCGCAAGCTGCCATTGCTGTCCGAATTTGCGCTCAAGCCCGGACGCATCACTGTTGCTCGCCTGTCACAGGGACATGAGAAGCTGCGCCTCGTTCTGGCGGGGGCAGACATGATCAAGGCTCCACTGGCCTTCTCCGGCACGGCCGGGGTGGCCCGGCCGGATATCCCGGTTGCCCAGTTCCTTGATCGCATGATTTGCGAAGGCCTTGAGCATCATACCGCGCTGACCTATGGCGAGCATCGTCCGGTTTTGCGGGCGATTGCCAAACGCCTTGGAATCGAAGTGGTTGAGTTGACCTGACGCTGCCAACGCATGCCGATGGGTAATGTCGGCATGCGCTCCAGTCCGGATTTCTTTCAAACGGGAATGAAACTAATGTTGGCAACTATTGAAAAAGGCCTCAACGGCATCAATGCTCCTCTGAGCAAGATCGGCAGTTGGGTTGGCGGATTGATGCTGGTCGTCATGACCGTGATTGTCCTGCTGCAGGTGCTGTTCCGCTATATCCTGAATATGCCATTGAGCTGGACCGATGAAGCCTCGCGCTTTCTGATGATCTACATGACCTATCTGTGCCTGCCTCTGATTTATCTGCAGGACAAGAATATCGCCATGACCTTTCTGCTCGATGCCATGCATGGCACGCGCATCCGTCACCTGCTGATGGTGGTGATCCATATATTGGTCATCCTTACCTTTCTGGTCTGGATCAAGTTTGGCTATGACTTCTTCCTGCGCGGCACCAGTCATGCCGACAGCCTGCCGATCAAGATGAATGTCATCTATATCGCGCCACCATTGCTGATGGCGATCACGCTGCTTTCGGCCTTGCAGAAGATCATTTCCGAGCTGCGCCAGTTTCTCCATTTCACTCCAGCAGATAGCGCCCCAAAAGCCTGAAGGGCGAGGACGTAGACGAGGAAAATAGTCATGGTTTCTCCGATTTTTGCCGTTTATTTCCTGATCCTTCTGGTCATCGGCGTTCCGGTTCTCTTTGCGCTCGGGCTGTCCCCGGCGATTGCCTTGTTGCAAGCCGACAAGGTGCTGTTTATGAATTTGCTCTACCAGCGGCTTTATGCCGGTCTGGACAATTTCCTGCTGCTTGCGCTGCCATTCTTCATGCTGGCCGGTGAATTCATGGTCAATGGTGGCATCACCACCCGCATCATCAGCTTCTCCCAGAAGATGGTCCAGCATATGCGCGGCGGGCTTGGGCATGTGGTGATCATTTCCGCCACCCTGTTTGGTGCCCTGACCGGATCGTCCGTGGCGGCTACCTCGGCCATTGGCAACATGATGATCCCCGAGATGGAGCGCTTCAAATATGATCGCACCTATGCGGCAGCCATCACGGCGGCGGCGACGGTTCTGGGCACGATCATCCCGCCCAGCGGCATCATGCTGATCTATGCCTTCGTGATGAATACCTCGGTCGCCGCCATGTTCATGTCCGGTATCGTGCCCGGCCTGATCCTCTGTGTTGCGCTGATGATCGTCAATCGCTGGCAGATCCAGAAATATCCCGCAGTGGAGCAGTTTGAAAGAGCGCCGCGCGCCGAGCGCAGTGCGGCTTTCAAGGCAGCGATCCTGCCATTGCTGACCCCGGTCATCATTCTGGGCGGCATCTATGGCGGTATCTTCACGCCGACCGAAGCGGCAGCGGTTGCGGTCTTCTATGCCTTTATCCTGTCGGTCTTCATCATGCGCATCCTCAAGCTCAGGGATGTCTTCCCGATGTTTGTGCGCATTGCCATCAATGCCGGGGCGATCCTGATCATTGTGGCAGCGGCCAGCGGCTTTGCTTCGGCCATTTCACTGTCGGGTGTTGCCCAGAATATCACCCAATTCTTCTATTCGGTGACGGACAATCCCTATCTGTTGTTCTTCATCATGAATATCTTTCTGTTCTTTGTCGGCATGTTCCTGGATGCAGGTCCGGCCATTCTGATCTTTGCCCCCATTCTGGCACCGATCATGACCAATGTTGGCATCGACCCGATCCATTTCGGGGTTGTCATGGTGGTCAATCTGTCCATCGGTCTGGCAACACCGCCGATGGGACTGGTGCTCTTTGTGGCCTCCGGCGTGTCCGGTGTGCCTTTGCAGAAAATCTCGAAAGCGATCATCCCGTTTCTGTTGGCAGAGGCCTTGGTGATCTTCTTGATTTCGTTCTTCCCGCCACTCGTTATCGGCTTGCCGAAACTGCTTGGAATGATGTGAGCGGGCTTTAGGAGGAGGCCGGCAGTGAAAAGAGGAAGCTCTGTCGGCAACATATTTACCAGTGGAGGTAACCCATGAATATCAAAGCACTAGGACTGTCCATACTGACCGCCGGACTGCTTTCTGCTGCCGCACAGGCCGCAGACTACAAGCTGACGGTTCCGCATGTGACCAATATCGACAGCTATAACCATCAGTCGCTGCTGGTGTTCAAGAATTTTGTCGAGAACCATTCCAACGGCGCGATCGAGGTTGAAATTTTCCCAAGTGGCCAGCTGTGCGGCAATGCCCGCGAGTGCCTCTCCGGTGTGCAGTCCGGTATCTTTGATTATTTCCAGACCACCATTCCGGAACTGGCCAACTATTGGCCGCCGGTCGGAGCCTTCGACCTGCCCTATATGCTGCGCGATGACCGGGTAGCCGAATGCGTCTATGACAATGAGGATTTCCTCGCTGACGTGCGCACCAACGTGCTTGAGCAGACCCAGAATCTGCGTCTGATGATGGTGTCCAACTCGGGCGGCTGGCGCAATTTTGCCACCACCGACAAGCAGGTTAAAAGCCCCGAGGATATCAAGGGGCTGAAGATCCGGACGGTGCCGGCACCGATCCAGCAGGAGCTGGTCAAGGCGCTTGGTGGCGCTCCAACCCCGATTTCCTGGCCGGAGGTTTATACGGCTCTGTCCACCGGCGTGGTTGATGGCACCAAGAATGGTATCGTCGATATCACCACCATGAAATTCGAGGAAAGCCTCAACTATATCGTGCTTGATGGCCATGCCTATATGGGCGGTGTCTGGGTGATGAATAATGACCGTTTTGAATCCTTCCCCGATGAGCTGAAGCGCGTCGTCATCGATGGCGTGGCAGCGCAGAACCAGTTCCTGCGCGTCTATCCGAAATGGAAGGAATTCGACGCATACGAAACCTTCCGCAAGGCTGGCGGCACCATCTATACGCCAACCGCCGAAGAGAAGAAGGCCTTCCAGGAAGCCACCGCGCCCGTAAAAGACTTCTTCATCAATGAAGTTGGCGAGCCGGGCAAGGAATGGCTGAACCGCTTTGAAAGCGAAATCAAATCCTGTGAATCCAGACTGGATGCCGATTTCTCCAAGGCTTCCAAATAGTTTGCCATGAAAGCAATGAGGAGGGGGCGCGCCCCCCTCCATCTCCCGCCATGACAGACCAGACGCAAAATCAACCCGCATAGCGCTGCTTTTCTGCATTCCGATTGCCTTCGGCATTCACAAGAGTAGATCGAGGGAAAAGACATGAAATTCGAAAGATCCGAAACCGGCTTCATACTCTCGCACAAGGGCCGGATAGTGCTGCGCCATTCCCACAGCTCACCAATCCTGTTTGTCGGCAGGGGCAACGCCACCTACGACATGTATCGCGGCAATTTCGACATCAGGGACTATGTCAGCGAGCGGATAGCCCTGCGCTGTTTCGTGCTCAAGGGCGACGGCCAGACCATCGGCATCGACTTTCATTATGAGGGGGAACACCAGATCACCCTTAGCGCCGAGGAAACCCCTGAAGGGCGTCTCAAGATCAGTTTTCTTGATGCAAGGGAAGGCCTCAACAGGGTCTGGCTGCGGCTTGATGCCAGCAAGGATGAAAAGATCTATGGCTGCGGCGAACAGCTGACCTATTTCAATCTCAGGGGCCACAATTTCCCGCTCTGGACCTCCGAGCCCGGCGTCGGACGCAACAAGGCCAGCTATATCACCTTTCAGGCCGATGTGAAGGATCGGGCGGGCGGCGACTATTACAACACCAATTATCCGCAGCCGACCTTCCTTTCCAGCGAGCGCTATTTCGTGCATCTGCAAACCACGGCCTATGCCGATTTCGACTTCCGGCACGAGGAATTTCACGAATTGCAGTGCTGGGCCATTCCCGACCATCTGCTGTTTGACTGCGAGCCGAGCTTTCCGGCGCTCATGCACAATATCTCCGCCCTGTTCGGCACCCAGCCCGAGCTGCCGGACTGGGTGCTCGACGGCGTCATTCTCGGCATTCAGGGCGGAACGGACGTTACGCTAGAGAAGTTGCAGAAGGCGCGGGCGGCGGGCGTCAAGGTGGCAGGGGCATGGTGTCAGGACTGGCAGGGCATCAAGATGACCTCCTTTGGCAAGCGCC
It encodes the following:
- a CDS encoding L-fucose/L-arabinose isomerase family protein, with translation MSVERPCIGVVALGRPTFDVPYAEEILAKAWKSLEALDVELIGKPELLFDADAVLAALPALKARKLDMLLLLQVTFTDATMTVELGKEIDAPLVMWSFPEERTGGRLRLNSFCGVNLASHALSRNDLAIDYIHDAPESPAAREQLMVLARAGAVVNDLDGARMKLVGHHPDGFDACNFKAEQLKERFGVEVDQTPILDFIEEVKALPDSVADAPYARRAKDFPNLAELDQDATRKTLKVYSKLRKEADEQGYKGIAVRCWPDFFVEYGCAACGALALLNEDHTPGGCEADMLGVLTSVILQNASGGSVFNTDLVDVNLEDDTIVFWHCGQAPIDMADRDQTIQGTIHSNRKLPLLSEFALKPGRITVARLSQGHEKLRLVLAGADMIKAPLAFSGTAGVARPDIPVAQFLDRMICEGLEHHTALTYGEHRPVLRAIAKRLGIEVVELT
- a CDS encoding TRAP transporter small permease is translated as MLATIEKGLNGINAPLSKIGSWVGGLMLVVMTVIVLLQVLFRYILNMPLSWTDEASRFLMIYMTYLCLPLIYLQDKNIAMTFLLDAMHGTRIRHLLMVVIHILVILTFLVWIKFGYDFFLRGTSHADSLPIKMNVIYIAPPLLMAITLLSALQKIISELRQFLHFTPADSAPKA
- a CDS encoding TRAP transporter large permease, whose product is MVSPIFAVYFLILLVIGVPVLFALGLSPAIALLQADKVLFMNLLYQRLYAGLDNFLLLALPFFMLAGEFMVNGGITTRIISFSQKMVQHMRGGLGHVVIISATLFGALTGSSVAATSAIGNMMIPEMERFKYDRTYAAAITAAATVLGTIIPPSGIMLIYAFVMNTSVAAMFMSGIVPGLILCVALMIVNRWQIQKYPAVEQFERAPRAERSAAFKAAILPLLTPVIILGGIYGGIFTPTEAAAVAVFYAFILSVFIMRILKLRDVFPMFVRIAINAGAILIIVAAASGFASAISLSGVAQNITQFFYSVTDNPYLLFFIMNIFLFFVGMFLDAGPAILIFAPILAPIMTNVGIDPIHFGVVMVVNLSIGLATPPMGLVLFVASGVSGVPLQKISKAIIPFLLAEALVIFLISFFPPLVIGLPKLLGMM
- the dctP gene encoding TRAP transporter substrate-binding protein DctP: MNIKALGLSILTAGLLSAAAQAADYKLTVPHVTNIDSYNHQSLLVFKNFVENHSNGAIEVEIFPSGQLCGNARECLSGVQSGIFDYFQTTIPELANYWPPVGAFDLPYMLRDDRVAECVYDNEDFLADVRTNVLEQTQNLRLMMVSNSGGWRNFATTDKQVKSPEDIKGLKIRTVPAPIQQELVKALGGAPTPISWPEVYTALSTGVVDGTKNGIVDITTMKFEESLNYIVLDGHAYMGGVWVMNNDRFESFPDELKRVVIDGVAAQNQFLRVYPKWKEFDAYETFRKAGGTIYTPTAEEKKAFQEATAPVKDFFINEVGEPGKEWLNRFESEIKSCESRLDADFSKASK